The proteins below come from a single Rhodococcus sp. WMMA185 genomic window:
- the tnpB gene encoding IS607 family element RNA-guided endonuclease TnpB: MGWGQDSAVAGRGGCLVNTVLQAYRFALDPTPTQEEALRSHCGAQRFTYNWGLAVVKANLDQRAAERSYGIADADLTAAVDWSAYSLRKHWNQIKNETAPWWAENSKEAYSSGMANLAAALSNWSTSRSRTRKGRRVGFPRFKGKRSALSCRFSTGAFGLADSDRRHVRLPRIGIVRTHESTRKLARRVDAGTARIRSATVSFRRGRWFVSFSVQVQRTSPAPVPRATAAPSVVGVDLGVKTLAVLSTGEMIENPKHLEHAQKKLRRLNRQAARRVGWDKRTGQQPSSRWLHTQDRVAKLLAYVADARRDGLHKLSTRLVRTHDVVVLEDLNVAGMLRTRSLARHIAGVGMGEVRRQSVYKAGWQGTTVHIADRWYPSSKTCSACGEVKAKLSLKKRVFKCDCGLRMDRDLNAARNLAALVQASSPSCGATVNEPDGTPRKARTVRAAGIATGRLTPRVSQGRGREVPAQGTDFHIP, translated from the coding sequence GTGGGGTGGGGCCAAGATTCGGCGGTGGCGGGCCGTGGTGGTTGCCTGGTGAACACGGTGCTGCAAGCGTACCGGTTCGCCCTCGATCCCACCCCGACCCAGGAGGAGGCGTTGCGGTCGCATTGCGGGGCGCAGCGGTTCACCTACAACTGGGGGTTGGCCGTCGTGAAAGCCAACCTGGATCAGCGGGCCGCCGAACGCTCCTATGGGATCGCCGACGCCGATCTGACTGCGGCCGTGGACTGGTCCGCGTACTCCCTCCGCAAGCACTGGAACCAGATCAAGAACGAGACGGCCCCGTGGTGGGCGGAGAACTCGAAAGAAGCCTATTCGTCCGGTATGGCGAATCTGGCGGCGGCGTTGTCGAACTGGTCGACGTCCCGGTCCAGAACACGGAAGGGCCGCCGAGTCGGCTTCCCCCGGTTCAAGGGCAAGAGGTCGGCGCTGTCGTGCCGGTTCAGCACCGGGGCGTTCGGGCTGGCCGACTCCGACCGTCGGCATGTGAGGCTGCCGCGGATCGGGATCGTCCGGACGCACGAGTCCACACGGAAACTGGCCCGTCGTGTCGACGCCGGCACGGCCCGAATCCGGTCGGCGACCGTGTCATTCCGCCGGGGCCGGTGGTTCGTCTCGTTCTCCGTTCAGGTGCAGCGCACCTCACCGGCACCCGTGCCACGCGCCACCGCCGCCCCCTCGGTGGTGGGGGTCGATCTCGGGGTGAAGACGTTGGCGGTGCTCTCGACCGGAGAAATGATCGAGAACCCGAAGCATCTCGAGCACGCCCAAAAGAAGTTGCGCCGCCTCAACCGGCAGGCCGCACGTCGGGTCGGGTGGGACAAGCGCACCGGCCAACAACCGTCGAGCCGGTGGCTTCACACCCAGGATCGTGTCGCCAAGCTGCTCGCCTATGTGGCCGATGCCCGCCGGGACGGGTTGCACAAACTCTCCACCCGCCTGGTCCGCACCCACGATGTGGTCGTGCTCGAGGATTTGAATGTGGCCGGGATGCTGCGAACCCGGTCACTGGCCCGCCATATCGCCGGGGTCGGGATGGGTGAGGTGCGCCGCCAGAGCGTGTACAAGGCCGGCTGGCAAGGTACGACCGTGCATATCGCGGACCGGTGGTATCCGAGCTCGAAGACGTGTTCTGCTTGCGGGGAAGTGAAAGCCAAGCTGTCCCTGAAGAAACGAGTATTCAAGTGTGACTGCGGTCTGCGTATGGACCGCGACCTGAACGCCGCCCGCAACCTCGCGGCCCTGGTTCAGGCGTCCTCCCCGAGTTGCGGGGCGACGGTAAACGAGCCCGATGGAACCCCACGGAAGGCCCGCACCGTGCGGGCGGCGGGGATCGCCACGGGAAGACTCACCCCTCGTGTGAGTCAAGGCCGGGGCCGTGAGGTTCCGGCTCAGGGAACAGATTTCCATATTCCCTGA
- a CDS encoding TetR/AcrR family transcriptional regulator, with protein sequence MPRLVDHEVRRREITSAVKRVVIRRGLEAVTFQSVAAEAGISVRLVQYYFGTKREFLLATHRSVMEDAGNRFTKQLSTLGDDVSPRSAVCAILMQLLPLDAVRREEAVVLGAFAAAAITGQGISAEETLAAPRALVSIVESQLTRAGATTPHLDAELILAAAGGIAQGMVQGHYTDQAGVELIDHLLDRVV encoded by the coding sequence GTGCCTCGATTGGTCGACCATGAAGTACGTCGTCGTGAAATCACCAGTGCCGTCAAACGAGTCGTCATACGCCGTGGCCTGGAGGCTGTGACGTTTCAATCAGTTGCGGCTGAAGCGGGCATCTCTGTCAGGCTCGTGCAGTACTACTTCGGGACGAAACGAGAATTCCTCCTCGCCACCCACCGCTCGGTGATGGAAGATGCCGGAAACAGATTCACGAAGCAGTTGTCGACACTGGGTGACGACGTTTCGCCACGCTCAGCAGTATGCGCGATCCTGATGCAGCTACTTCCACTCGACGCAGTCCGCCGGGAAGAGGCCGTCGTTCTCGGGGCATTCGCCGCTGCAGCGATCACCGGCCAGGGCATCAGCGCGGAGGAAACCCTGGCTGCGCCTAGGGCACTCGTGTCGATTGTCGAATCTCAACTGACGCGTGCCGGCGCGACAACACCGCACCTCGACGCCGAACTGATTCTCGCGGCAGCCGGTGGCATTGCCCAGGGAATGGTGCAGGGCCACTACACCGATCAAGCAGGCGTCGAGTTGATCGACCATCTCCTCGATCGTGTGGTCTGA
- a CDS encoding alpha/beta fold hydrolase, with protein MAKIGQFKNDRARERYLRAYDELEKLWPAALPVTELDVETSFGTTHVRKCGGGQGIPLVLIHPISGNSLGWHRFIEEFAGDRVVYALDTIGTAGKSVQTAPMTTGADYAAWVDDVLTGLGLERVHLLGYSEGAWHGALVGAGISHRLASLTLGEPGAAVSKVRKSILFKILWLAIRPTDKNFAKFNAWMSPGLVLTDSETTCSKASLGYLRRTPWQSPLTDAELQSIKAPTYAFFGSETVLADPEAGAKRISDNVPHAETEIFPRGGHSLLWQMPETVVPRIMRFIRSHDEPVAARSRGAEGQSD; from the coding sequence ATGGCCAAGATTGGACAGTTCAAGAATGACCGCGCTCGGGAGCGGTATCTGCGTGCATACGACGAACTCGAGAAATTGTGGCCAGCCGCACTGCCAGTCACGGAGCTCGACGTCGAGACCTCGTTCGGGACGACTCATGTGCGCAAGTGCGGAGGCGGGCAGGGTATCCCTTTGGTGCTGATCCATCCCATCTCCGGAAACAGCCTCGGCTGGCATCGGTTCATCGAGGAGTTTGCCGGCGACCGAGTCGTCTACGCGCTCGACACCATCGGAACGGCGGGCAAGAGCGTCCAGACTGCGCCGATGACGACCGGTGCCGACTACGCAGCATGGGTCGACGATGTCCTTACCGGCCTCGGCCTCGAGCGGGTTCACCTGCTTGGATACTCGGAGGGGGCATGGCACGGGGCACTTGTCGGGGCAGGCATCTCTCACCGCCTCGCAAGCTTGACTCTAGGCGAGCCCGGCGCAGCAGTTTCCAAGGTTCGAAAGAGCATCTTGTTCAAGATACTCTGGCTTGCAATCCGGCCGACAGACAAGAACTTTGCGAAGTTCAATGCATGGATGTCGCCCGGCCTGGTCCTGACAGACTCGGAGACGACATGTTCGAAAGCCTCGCTGGGCTATCTTCGTCGAACGCCCTGGCAGTCGCCACTGACCGACGCCGAGTTGCAGTCCATCAAGGCTCCGACCTACGCGTTCTTCGGGTCCGAGACAGTGCTGGCAGATCCGGAAGCGGGGGCAAAGCGGATATCGGACAACGTTCCCCACGCCGAAACCGAGATATTCCCACGAGGCGGGCACAGTCTGCTTTGGCAAATGCCGGAGACCGTGGTGCCCAGGATCATGCGGTTCATCCGGTCTCACGACGAGCCGGTTGCGGCCCGAAGCAGGGGCGCTGAAGGCCAATCCGATTGA
- a CDS encoding putative immunity protein: MILPKIRDSRMMTIRRGGSLTDADHRLLALWAAECADHVLGHFECEQPDDLRPRDAVAAARAWARGQMSMMQARSAGGHAMGAARPLIGPARFAAYAAGQAACVGHVAEHDLGAAAYAIKAVRSAQPDNSRAGRIERDWQRSKLPEPIRGLVLEDQLRRNSICWSAFSD; the protein is encoded by the coding sequence ATGATCCTGCCCAAGATCCGAGACTCCCGCATGATGACCATTCGTCGGGGTGGCTCGTTGACCGATGCCGATCATCGATTGCTCGCGTTGTGGGCGGCAGAGTGCGCGGATCATGTTCTGGGCCACTTCGAGTGCGAGCAACCTGATGATCTACGTCCTCGAGATGCAGTCGCGGCTGCCCGAGCATGGGCCCGCGGTCAAATGTCGATGATGCAGGCACGCTCAGCAGGAGGACATGCGATGGGTGCCGCCAGGCCCCTCATCGGCCCGGCTCGGTTCGCTGCCTACGCAGCCGGGCAGGCCGCATGCGTTGGGCACGTCGCTGAACACGACCTCGGCGCCGCGGCGTACGCGATCAAGGCAGTTCGAAGCGCGCAACCCGACAATTCCCGGGCAGGCCGGATCGAGCGTGACTGGCAGCGAAGCAAACTCCCCGAACCGATCCGTGGGCTTGTGCTCGAAGACCAGCTCCGGCGCAACAGCATCTGCTGGTCAGCTTTCTCTGACTGA